A window of Lacibacter sediminis contains these coding sequences:
- a CDS encoding sigma-54-dependent Fis family transcriptional regulator produces MPNRSVNKKPSPKSASVTDPSNKKKDRINLENAITEKDILLSLNNDIASVKDKKDILKIIHPKLKMLFNTDDIFICCLDAKNETLNPIVRVGGKKRNSHPDYENILSSHFPIHDGFIDTILNSKEPLVFDIDKVNKLPNPPGYMKISKATGLAETLSTPLYHGGDLLGILTFWSEKKNSFTDHHKQLISQIADHISILIINILAYEAIKKNETENEILLLLSNKIASIRNKEDLSHVLSTTLKANINFDDCAVTVYNKARNAYNIYSYHVAKKRQENPLFKQIILTEYPLSDNNLSNPHTPVVIDMDKLIKSGNSAVSFMRDTGIKELAIIKLVDGNDLIGLFVLLSEQIKSFTQSDLHIMQRVSYQISIAVAKLLSNEEIERRESEKSLLLSISNDMALVRGHEDLAKIINQKLKKLFSIQDYTIVALHENKLTYGSYLYDQEDTPYDKKREYLETLFNSFKFEEGLYDVVLKSDEPVVFDVDEIMKRKVVPGHIKFFNSLGIREIVGTTLRIGNDAIGILWIQPEKANCFDTVNQNVFKAVCSQISIALANIIANEDIQRRQEEKEILLLLSNDIASIRSRADLLGIITKQLKKLFNYNDASIIILNKKDKTYSAFVLDMEERRTSHEECLPNSIGTYPIADGICDAILDAGQPIILKYREVLKHPAAPSWAFFLHKTGINEMVCVTLKDGKDDIGAFFLHSETENYFQEYQLNLIQGIGYQLSAALSNVLANEKIAAQLEEINHYKSQLEEENIYLQQQIESAYNYSEIIGSGPAIQKVFHLISQVSFANSTVLILGETGTGKELIARAIHNASPRKDRLMVKVNCAALPPNLIESELFGHERGSFTGATDRRIGKFELANHSTLFLDEIGELSPEIQVKLLRALQEKEIERIGGKTTIKIDVRIITATNRNLQKEVDEGNFRTDLFYRLNVFPITLPALRNRKEDIPALAEYFVAKYSRIAGKKIRSLSKKVMKELMGYSWPGNVRELEHLIERTVLVTEVDVIKEIHLPVLEQSKIKNKEDNLYTKTIQENEREYILEVLKQCEGRIFGKNGAAEVLGVPVSTLNSKIKKLGIKKEKMFTNSAK; encoded by the coding sequence ATGCCAAATCGTTCTGTTAATAAGAAACCTTCACCTAAATCGGCAAGTGTAACTGATCCTTCAAACAAAAAAAAGGATCGGATAAATTTGGAAAATGCAATTACAGAAAAGGATATTCTACTTTCTTTAAACAACGACATAGCATCTGTAAAGGATAAAAAAGATATACTTAAAATCATTCATCCTAAATTGAAAATGCTATTTAATACAGATGATATTTTTATCTGTTGCCTTGATGCGAAGAATGAAACATTAAACCCAATAGTGAGAGTTGGAGGCAAAAAACGTAACAGTCACCCCGATTATGAAAACATATTAAGTTCACACTTTCCGATTCACGATGGCTTTATTGATACGATATTAAACTCAAAAGAACCACTTGTATTTGATATTGATAAGGTGAATAAATTACCGAATCCTCCCGGCTATATGAAGATTTCAAAAGCAACGGGTTTGGCTGAAACGCTTTCCACTCCATTATATCATGGGGGTGATCTTTTAGGGATACTCACTTTTTGGTCAGAAAAAAAGAATTCATTCACAGATCACCACAAACAATTAATATCACAAATAGCTGACCACATCTCCATTCTAATAATAAATATTTTGGCTTACGAAGCCATCAAAAAAAATGAAACAGAAAATGAAATATTGCTATTGCTCAGCAATAAAATTGCTTCCATCCGTAACAAAGAAGATCTCAGCCATGTTCTTTCCACCACATTAAAAGCTAATATTAATTTTGACGACTGTGCTGTTACTGTCTATAATAAGGCAAGGAACGCTTACAATATTTATTCTTACCATGTAGCCAAAAAGCGCCAGGAAAATCCATTATTCAAACAGATAATACTTACTGAATACCCGCTTAGTGACAATAATCTTTCAAATCCACATACGCCGGTTGTAATTGATATGGACAAACTGATTAAGAGCGGAAACAGCGCAGTTTCGTTTATGAGGGATACAGGTATAAAGGAATTGGCAATAATAAAACTTGTAGATGGAAACGATTTAATTGGTCTTTTTGTTTTACTGAGTGAACAAATAAAATCATTTACACAAAGCGACCTGCACATCATGCAAAGAGTATCTTATCAGATATCTATTGCAGTTGCCAAATTGCTTTCAAATGAAGAAATAGAACGGAGAGAATCTGAAAAGTCATTATTGTTGTCAATAAGTAATGACATGGCCCTTGTACGTGGCCATGAAGACCTGGCGAAAATTATTAACCAAAAGCTTAAGAAACTATTTTCAATACAAGATTATACAATAGTAGCCCTGCATGAAAATAAACTTACGTATGGTTCATATCTATACGACCAGGAAGACACCCCTTATGATAAAAAACGAGAATACCTTGAAACTTTATTCAACAGTTTCAAATTTGAAGAAGGGCTCTATGATGTGGTATTAAAATCAGATGAGCCGGTAGTTTTCGATGTTGACGAGATCATGAAACGTAAAGTCGTGCCTGGCCACATCAAGTTTTTTAATTCACTGGGTATCCGGGAGATAGTTGGAACAACGTTAAGAATTGGAAATGACGCTATCGGAATTCTCTGGATTCAGCCTGAAAAAGCAAATTGTTTTGATACGGTCAATCAGAATGTTTTTAAAGCAGTGTGCTCGCAAATATCCATCGCCCTGGCCAATATCATTGCCAATGAAGATATTCAGCGGCGGCAGGAAGAAAAAGAAATTTTACTACTATTAAGTAATGACATCGCTTCCATTAGAAGCCGAGCAGACCTGCTTGGCATCATAACAAAGCAGTTGAAAAAACTCTTTAATTACAACGATGCTTCCATTATCATTTTAAATAAAAAAGATAAAACTTACAGTGCTTTTGTGCTGGATATGGAAGAGCGAAGAACGAGCCATGAAGAATGTCTTCCCAATTCAATCGGAACATATCCCATTGCAGATGGCATATGCGATGCTATCCTGGATGCAGGGCAACCGATTATTTTGAAATACCGGGAAGTGCTTAAACATCCGGCTGCACCAAGCTGGGCTTTCTTCCTGCACAAAACAGGCATTAATGAAATGGTATGCGTTACATTAAAAGATGGTAAAGATGACATTGGTGCTTTTTTCTTACACTCCGAAACAGAAAACTATTTCCAGGAATATCAATTGAACCTTATCCAGGGAATCGGTTATCAATTATCAGCTGCATTGTCTAATGTTTTAGCCAATGAAAAGATCGCAGCGCAATTGGAAGAGATCAATCATTACAAAAGCCAGTTGGAAGAAGAAAATATCTACTTACAACAACAAATTGAATCAGCCTATAACTATAGTGAAATAATAGGCTCTGGACCCGCAATACAGAAAGTATTTCATCTTATATCGCAAGTTTCATTTGCCAATAGTACGGTTTTGATATTAGGCGAAACCGGCACAGGAAAAGAATTAATTGCCCGTGCCATTCATAATGCCTCACCACGAAAAGATAGGTTAATGGTAAAAGTAAATTGCGCTGCACTTCCGCCAAATCTTATCGAAAGTGAATTATTTGGCCACGAACGTGGAAGCTTTACGGGAGCAACAGACAGACGAATTGGCAAATTTGAACTGGCAAATCACAGTACGCTATTTTTAGATGAAATAGGCGAACTGTCTCCGGAAATACAAGTTAAACTTCTTAGAGCGCTGCAGGAAAAAGAGATTGAAAGAATTGGCGGAAAAACAACGATCAAGATTGATGTAAGGATCATAACTGCCACCAACCGCAATTTACAAAAAGAGGTTGATGAGGGAAATTTCAGAACCGATCTGTTTTACAGGTTAAATGTGTTCCCCATAACTCTGCCTGCTTTACGAAACAGGAAGGAAGACATCCCAGCATTGGCTGAGTATTTTGTTGCTAAGTATTCACGAATTGCAGGAAAAAAAATACGAAGTCTGTCAAAAAAAGTAATGAAAGAACTGATGGGATACAGTTGGCCCGGCAATGTTAGAGAGTTGGAACACTTGATAGAAAGAACGGTCTTAGTAACTGAAGTCGACGTCATTAAAGAAATCCATCTTCCGGTACTGGAACAAAGTAAAATTAAAAACAAGGAAGATAATCTTTATACAAAAACAATTCAAGAAAATGAACGTGAATATATACTGGAGGTTTTAAAGCAATGCGAGGGTAGAATATTTGGAAAAAATGGAGCCGCAGAAGTACTAGGCGTGCCAGTATCTACCTTGAATTCCAAAATAAAAAAACTGGGTATAAAAAAAGAAAAAATGTTTACGAACTCCGCTAAATAG
- a CDS encoding helix-turn-helix domain-containing protein: MKQSSQCNFLTHSGFLEEAITEKNSSISNYMFEMHDLASLEQNCQIENDVPTQLRHFGIIWIKNGSGSIKVDLEKYTINNNMLVCLSPGQLLLFSNCYNLDGYFMSFSSEFLLMAEGQTTGSFIDILFERRNLPLINPDEEMQSEMEVVVNMMNKEFRNYGLLRLQILKGLLKIFIVYLSSKVELKEQEKLCDRDSEMVRKFLTLVKKHFLTKKMVADYADELSVSPNYLNRIVKKISGFTASYHIQQCIVMEAKRQAIYSTLSMKEVAYFLGFNDYAHFSKFFKNNSGMNFTCFKNQVNQRA; this comes from the coding sequence ATGAAACAATCATCGCAATGCAACTTCCTTACTCATTCAGGTTTTCTTGAAGAAGCCATAACAGAAAAAAATAGTTCTATTTCAAATTATATGTTTGAAATGCATGACCTGGCAAGTTTGGAACAAAATTGCCAGATTGAGAATGACGTTCCAACTCAGCTACGACACTTTGGGATCATTTGGATTAAAAACGGGTCGGGGTCAATCAAAGTTGATCTGGAGAAGTATACTATAAATAATAATATGCTTGTCTGTCTTTCACCTGGGCAATTGTTATTGTTTAGTAATTGCTACAATCTTGATGGATATTTTATGTCATTTTCATCAGAGTTTTTGCTAATGGCGGAGGGCCAGACAACCGGTTCATTTATCGACATACTTTTCGAAAGAAGAAATTTGCCGTTAATCAATCCGGATGAGGAAATGCAAAGTGAAATGGAAGTTGTTGTAAATATGATGAACAAAGAATTCCGAAATTACGGTTTACTACGATTACAAATTCTAAAAGGGTTGTTGAAGATATTCATTGTTTACCTTTCTTCGAAAGTAGAATTGAAAGAACAAGAAAAGTTGTGTGACCGGGATTCTGAAATGGTTCGAAAGTTTTTAACATTGGTAAAAAAACATTTCCTAACTAAGAAAATGGTTGCTGATTATGCAGATGAGCTTTCTGTTTCACCAAACTATCTGAACCGTATCGTTAAAAAAATATCCGGTTTTACAGCAAGCTATCACATTCAGCAATGTATTGTAATGGAAGCAAAACGTCAAGCTATTTATTCTACCCTCAGCATGAAGGAGGTTGCCTATTTTCTAGGCTTCAATGATTATGCTCATTTTAGTAAGTTTTTCAAAAATAATTCAGGAATGAATTTCACCTGCTTTAAAAACCAAGTTAATCAAAGAGCTTAG
- a CDS encoding amidohydrolase, translating into MKKLVLIFFYSCIISKVNFAQGAKADIIIVNGRIATLDANNSFAEALAIYGNKILSIGANHEILKLKNKQTKIIDAGGKTVIPGLFDSHLHVIRGGRFYNSELRWDGVRTLKRALDMLREQAKRTPEGQWVRIVGGWNEYQFEEKRLPTLAEINEASGNVPVFILYLYGKAWLNKVGLQRLNINAKSANPVGGLIEKDNEGNPTGLLVAEPNAFILYSTLAKLPELTNEEKMNSTLQYMTELNRLGVTAVMDAGGGFQNFPDDYAITDSLNKLGKITVRLPYFLFAQKRGTELNDYNKWMGMVDIDHHQRNGINEVDYYVQGGGENLVADAADFENFLFPRPELPTSMEANLKPVIQLLVKNRWPFRLHATYNESISRDLNVIEQVNKETPLNGLVWFFDHAETISEENMQRIKALGGGIAIQHRMAYQGEGFIHRYGKQAALAAPPVKRMLEIGLPVGLGTDGTRVASYNPWVSLYWITTGKTIGGTTVLAKENILDRIAALRLITTGGYSLIKENNKGSIQKGFYADIAILDRDYFTVSENEIQFITSKLTIVDGQIVYADDEYRSFLPKQEPVIPAWSPVRYFGGYQYK; encoded by the coding sequence ATGAAAAAATTGGTATTAATATTTTTTTATTCCTGTATCATTTCAAAAGTAAATTTTGCTCAAGGTGCTAAGGCAGATATTATCATAGTAAATGGCAGGATAGCTACATTGGATGCTAATAATTCCTTTGCGGAGGCTTTGGCAATATACGGTAACAAAATATTGTCGATTGGAGCCAATCATGAAATATTGAAATTGAAAAATAAGCAAACGAAAATTATTGATGCAGGCGGAAAAACGGTTATACCCGGATTGTTTGATAGCCATTTACACGTGATACGAGGCGGCAGGTTTTATAACTCAGAGTTGAGATGGGATGGGGTAAGAACTTTGAAACGGGCACTTGACATGTTGAGGGAACAGGCCAAGCGAACACCGGAAGGTCAATGGGTTAGAATAGTTGGAGGCTGGAATGAATATCAGTTTGAAGAAAAAAGGTTGCCTACACTTGCAGAAATAAATGAGGCTTCCGGTAATGTGCCCGTTTTTATTTTATATCTGTATGGCAAAGCCTGGTTGAATAAAGTTGGATTACAACGATTAAATATCAATGCAAAATCAGCTAATCCTGTGGGAGGTTTAATCGAAAAGGACAATGAGGGAAATCCAACCGGTTTGCTTGTTGCAGAGCCCAATGCGTTTATTCTTTATTCTACACTGGCTAAACTTCCCGAATTAACAAATGAGGAAAAAATGAACTCCACTTTGCAGTATATGACGGAGCTAAACCGATTGGGAGTAACCGCAGTTATGGATGCAGGTGGTGGATTTCAGAATTTTCCTGATGATTATGCAATAACTGATTCACTCAACAAGCTTGGGAAAATAACAGTACGGCTGCCGTATTTTTTATTTGCACAAAAAAGGGGAACAGAGTTAAATGATTATAACAAATGGATGGGTATGGTAGATATTGACCACCACCAAAGAAATGGAATTAATGAAGTTGATTATTATGTACAAGGTGGTGGTGAAAATCTTGTTGCTGATGCTGCGGACTTTGAAAATTTTCTATTTCCCAGGCCTGAATTGCCGACAAGTATGGAAGCTAATTTGAAACCGGTTATACAATTGCTGGTGAAGAACCGGTGGCCATTCAGATTGCATGCTACTTATAATGAAAGTATCAGTCGTGATCTTAACGTGATAGAGCAGGTTAACAAGGAAACGCCTTTAAATGGCCTGGTATGGTTCTTTGATCATGCGGAAACAATAAGCGAAGAAAACATGCAACGCATCAAAGCATTGGGTGGAGGTATTGCTATACAACATCGTATGGCATACCAAGGGGAAGGGTTTATACATCGTTATGGAAAGCAGGCAGCACTTGCTGCTCCACCGGTTAAACGAATGCTTGAAATTGGATTACCTGTTGGGCTGGGTACTGACGGTACCAGGGTAGCAAGCTATAATCCATGGGTGTCTTTATACTGGATTACCACAGGTAAAACAATTGGCGGCACAACTGTTTTGGCAAAGGAGAATATACTTGACAGGATAGCTGCATTAAGACTGATCACTACTGGGGGGTATTCACTTATTAAGGAAAATAACAAAGGAAGTATTCAAAAAGGCTTTTATGCTGATATAGCAATATTGGACAGAGATTACTTCACTGTTTCAGAAAATGAGATTCAATTCATAACATCTAAGCTCACAATAGTGGATGGACAGATTGTATATGCAGATGATGAATACAGATCATTTCTACCCAAGCAGGAGCCTGTTATACCCGCATGGAGCCCCGTAAGATATTTTGGGGGATATCAGTATAAATAA
- a CDS encoding DoxX family protein, whose product MKVIIRRLTTIYPTSNLFHLSMLLLRIAVSIELIVAHGLKKLGIGVAMVEQIPNPLQLPEIFNQGFALASNLIFPVFVILGLFTRVAILPILAVTLTGYFVLHWHDALLVKDVPFMYSVVYLLILALGPGKYSIDYILNKKLSL is encoded by the coding sequence ATGAAAGTAATCATCAGGAGGTTGACAACTATTTATCCTACTTCAAATTTATTTCATTTGTCAATGCTACTGTTAAGGATTGCTGTTTCCATTGAACTGATAGTTGCTCACGGTTTGAAAAAACTGGGAATCGGTGTAGCAATGGTGGAGCAGATTCCTAATCCTTTGCAACTCCCGGAAATTTTTAATCAAGGTTTTGCCTTAGCATCCAATTTGATTTTTCCTGTTTTTGTGATCCTTGGGCTTTTTACCAGGGTGGCAATATTACCCATACTGGCAGTTACACTTACCGGATATTTTGTTTTGCATTGGCATGATGCGCTATTGGTTAAAGATGTACCATTCATGTATAGTGTTGTTTATTTATTAATACTTGCATTAGGACCAGGTAAATATTCAATTGATTATATTCTTAATAAAAAATTATCATTATGA
- a CDS encoding DMT family transporter — protein MKWTWIILALISGAFLPIQAGLNTKLGKSLESPVHASLISFTIGAFAVLLYAIIFKQHISWAGLRAAPAYTWLGGVMGAFYVTAIILAFPRIGPALTFGLVVAGQMIISVMLDHFNVLVAHQHNLNLQRILGIVLIVAGVAIVRKF, from the coding sequence ATGAAATGGACTTGGATTATCCTAGCCTTAATCTCCGGCGCATTTTTGCCCATCCAGGCAGGATTAAATACAAAACTTGGTAAGTCGCTTGAAAGCCCTGTCCATGCATCACTTATTTCCTTTACTATTGGAGCATTTGCTGTTCTTTTATATGCCATCATATTTAAACAACATATATCCTGGGCCGGATTAAGAGCTGCTCCTGCGTACACATGGCTTGGTGGAGTAATGGGAGCATTTTATGTAACTGCTATCATTCTTGCATTTCCACGGATTGGGCCTGCATTAACATTTGGTTTGGTCGTAGCAGGGCAAATGATTATTTCTGTAATGCTCGATCACTTTAATGTATTGGTTGCTCACCAGCATAATCTAAATCTTCAGAGGATACTTGGGATCGTCTTAATAGTTGCAGGAGTAGCTATTGTTAGAAAATTTTAG
- a CDS encoding alginate export family protein produces MRTLVCLFLLLACYVKIFAQTIPPFNSIRFSEDYSFLKNDSLKNWYEKLKYNQLSKKGRAFISIGGEIRYQFFRFHHEDWGDAPDDNNGFILTRYLGHADFHAGKSFRTFVQLQSSLANDRISPSPVDENLLDLHQAFFDISIPINKANKIVVRLGRQEMAYGSQRLVALRDGPNNRQSFDAGKLIYSGERLKTDVFYAHFVKSKPAIFDDGFNKDTKFWGSYTVINHLSYIQNIDLYYLGIWKASAFFDDGEAKELRHSIGSRIWNNIKGFRYDIEGLYQFGKFGGKQINAWTVSINSGIKFNELKLKPELGIKAELISGDRFYDDKKLQTFNPLFPRGNYFGLAALIGPSNLLDLHPSVSLEITKKLLLNADYDAFWRFSENDGIYSPNVSLTYSGKNIPDKLIGQQYSTDIVYTANNFLYFRVEFTWFNAGSFLKAAGTGKDIIFTAFTTQLKF; encoded by the coding sequence ATGAGAACTCTTGTTTGTTTATTTCTGTTATTAGCTTGTTATGTAAAAATCTTTGCGCAAACGATACCTCCTTTTAACAGCATTCGGTTTAGTGAAGATTACAGTTTTTTAAAAAATGATAGTTTAAAAAATTGGTATGAAAAATTAAAATACAACCAGCTTTCAAAAAAAGGAAGGGCATTTATAAGTATTGGTGGTGAAATAAGATACCAGTTTTTTCGCTTTCACCATGAGGATTGGGGCGATGCACCTGACGATAATAATGGATTTATTCTTACTCGGTATCTTGGTCATGCTGATTTCCATGCAGGGAAATCTTTTCGAACATTTGTGCAATTGCAAAGCAGTCTTGCCAATGATAGAATTTCACCCAGTCCGGTAGATGAAAATCTTTTGGATCTCCATCAGGCATTTTTTGATATATCCATACCAATTAACAAAGCAAATAAAATCGTCGTAAGGTTGGGCCGCCAGGAAATGGCATATGGTTCGCAAAGGCTTGTTGCGTTAAGAGATGGACCAAATAACCGTCAATCTTTTGACGCAGGTAAACTGATTTATTCAGGAGAAAGACTGAAAACTGATGTGTTCTACGCTCATTTTGTAAAATCAAAACCGGCAATATTCGATGATGGATTTAATAAGGATACTAAGTTCTGGGGCTCTTATACAGTGATCAACCATCTTTCATATATTCAAAATATTGATTTATATTATTTGGGTATTTGGAAAGCATCAGCTTTTTTTGATGATGGAGAAGCAAAAGAATTACGACATTCAATTGGAAGCAGGATATGGAACAATATCAAAGGGTTCCGTTACGATATAGAAGGCTTATATCAATTTGGGAAATTTGGGGGTAAGCAAATCAATGCCTGGACGGTTTCAATAAATAGCGGTATCAAATTCAATGAATTAAAACTGAAACCTGAACTGGGTATAAAAGCGGAATTAATTAGTGGGGATAGATTTTATGACGATAAAAAACTGCAGACATTTAATCCTCTTTTTCCAAGAGGAAATTATTTTGGACTTGCTGCCCTCATAGGTCCGTCTAATCTTCTTGATCTGCATCCATCTGTTTCACTTGAGATAACAAAAAAGTTGTTGCTTAATGCAGACTATGATGCGTTTTGGCGATTCAGTGAAAATGATGGTATTTATTCACCCAATGTATCGCTTACATATTCAGGAAAAAATATTCCGGACAAATTGATAGGCCAACAGTATTCAACTGACATTGTTTATACAGCAAATAATTTTCTGTATTTCAGAGTTGAATTTACTTGGTTTAATGCAGGTTCTTTTCTTAAAGCAGCTGGAACCGGTAAGGACATTATATTTACGGCTTTTACAACTCAGCTTAAATTTTAA
- a CDS encoding Dps family protein, whose product MKMNIGINDEHLRSVATELNILLADEVLLYIQTRNYHWNVEGSNFNEMHLFFEKQFTELDDIMDGVAERIRMIGHYTEARLSDYLKLTHLVEQPYSNDQMLQLRNLLESQEAVVRNLRRLIILFSDEYKDAGSSDFVTQLLGRHEKMAWMIRAYFD is encoded by the coding sequence ATGAAAATGAATATTGGAATTAATGATGAACATCTAAGGTCGGTTGCAACTGAACTGAATATTTTGCTAGCTGACGAAGTTCTTTTGTATATACAAACCAGGAACTATCACTGGAATGTAGAGGGCTCCAACTTTAATGAAATGCACCTGTTTTTTGAAAAGCAATTTACTGAACTGGATGATATAATGGACGGTGTAGCAGAGCGTATCAGAATGATTGGCCACTATACAGAGGCCCGTTTAAGTGATTATCTTAAACTCACTCATTTAGTTGAACAGCCATACTCGAATGATCAGATGCTACAACTGAGAAATTTACTTGAGTCGCAAGAAGCCGTTGTGAGGAATCTGCGTAGGTTAATCATTCTATTTAGTGATGAATATAAGGATGCAGGTAGCAGTGATTTTGTGACCCAATTATTGGGCAGGCATGAAAAAATGGCCTGGATGATAAGGGCTTATTTTGATTAG
- a CDS encoding Pycsar system effector family protein: MLKDKISYHKAADKFLRDYYENNADTNVFSGYRFISRLANEAKIIAKSIPLKEMDYQNAIVATWFRYAGVTNIGVACSGAMNGLLNDYFNEVDYPINEREIVEKTILGVVDMKTSETRIEEVVSDAVNSQLSFENLMEIIILLKEEVNRLTNTNNSELYYSRYFYSLFVKTDYYTNYAVETYTANKKRNFQQIEKRIWKLEEKEKAEEKISNGKVTLSNKETEDLFRIAFRNYNQLVSVADSKAGLLINVNSIIISVMLAFVIGRIERYIFLLWPTVLLLTVCTVTILLSILASRPQMNSFVENEESHTYQKFFFGSFDLIDPRFRFANWEQYYGQLTDLFNNSRDQVFVEIYKESFNVRKVLSKKFSYLSKAYWVFIIGLLLSISAFVLSIRGQSFAL, from the coding sequence ATGTTAAAAGATAAAATATCATATCATAAGGCTGCAGATAAGTTTCTCAGAGACTATTATGAGAATAATGCAGATACCAATGTGTTTTCCGGATACCGTTTTATAAGCCGTTTGGCCAACGAAGCAAAAATTATCGCCAAATCAATTCCGTTAAAGGAGATGGATTATCAAAACGCAATTGTTGCAACCTGGTTCAGGTATGCTGGTGTTACCAATATCGGTGTTGCGTGCAGTGGTGCAATGAATGGATTGCTAAATGATTATTTTAATGAGGTTGACTATCCGATTAATGAAAGGGAAATTGTTGAAAAAACGATACTTGGAGTGGTTGACATGAAAACTTCTGAAACACGGATTGAGGAGGTTGTATCCGATGCTGTTAACAGCCAATTGTCTTTTGAGAACCTTATGGAGATTATCATCCTCTTAAAGGAGGAAGTAAACAGGCTTACAAACACCAATAACTCAGAGTTGTATTATTCCAGATATTTCTATTCTCTTTTTGTAAAGACTGATTATTATACAAACTATGCTGTTGAAACTTATACCGCAAATAAAAAGAGAAATTTTCAGCAAATTGAAAAGCGCATCTGGAAACTGGAAGAGAAAGAAAAGGCGGAGGAGAAGATCAGTAATGGTAAAGTAACACTGTCAAATAAAGAAACTGAAGATCTTTTTAGAATTGCTTTCAGAAATTATAATCAGCTGGTATCTGTAGCAGATTCTAAGGCCGGATTACTCATCAATGTAAATTCAATTATTATCTCTGTTATGCTGGCGTTTGTGATTGGACGAATTGAACGATATATTTTCTTATTATGGCCGACTGTATTACTCCTGACAGTTTGTACAGTGACTATTCTACTTTCAATCTTAGCCAGCAGGCCGCAAATGAACAGTTTCGTAGAAAATGAAGAATCACACACCTATCAAAAATTTTTCTTCGGAAGCTTTGACCTGATAGACCCCCGCTTCCGTTTTGCTAATTGGGAACAATACTATGGCCAGCTGACTGATTTGTTTAATAACTCAAGGGATCAAGTATTTGTAGAGATTTATAAGGAATCGTTTAACGTGAGAAAAGTGCTGTCAAAGAAGTTCAGCTACCTGTCGAAAGCATATTGGGTTTTTATCATTGGATTGCTGTTGTCTATTAGTGCCTTTGTATTGTCTATACGTGGTCAATCATTTGCATTGTGA